A genomic region of Glycine max cultivar Williams 82 chromosome 15, Glycine_max_v4.0, whole genome shotgun sequence contains the following coding sequences:
- the LOC100803362 gene encoding cell division control protein 48 → MERLARSARTWRWHWRSFSSFQTLASRSSPPSSFPKFASSWSTSSSVSSSRVLREDYSLLPVVLAGIFGTGFVEAAYADNGAVDVQESAKKERERIEELLRSRGIRYGSYPRFTVSVKGQKVSIKFQIPPNCEVSQLIANLTAHLGTKAEGHGGGSDMLLRAWDSTVAWQLTLTHPSKLKHIQGNNLSSTDIIADDRDLCILIFHSLIGSDKAEIEFIKQGDLSPEELDAFVSVLQLAGNKLGQRNTLERKPREETEKVPSVDKSISDLEGMGVRIYGLDEPVGISNDGEISWDNIAGYEHQKRVVEDTILLALHSPEVYDDIARGTRHKFESNRPRAVLFEGPPGTGKTSCARVIANQAGVPLLYVPLEAIMSEFYGKSERLLGKVFSLANTLPNGAIIFLDEIDSFAAARDNEMHEATRRILSVLLRQIDGFEQDKKVVVIAATNRKEDLDPALISRFDSMIAFGLPDHQNRQEIASKYAKHLSKPELDELARVTEDMSGRDIRDVCQQAERSWASKIIRGQVPKEGEKAQLPPLQEYIECATSRQEALHSAAANRKFAGSFRRRNRISSD, encoded by the exons ATGGAGCGTTTGGCCAGGTCAGCTCGAACGTGGCGTTGGCATTGGCGTTCATTTTCCTCTTTCCAAACCCTAGCTTCTCGCTCCTCACCTCCTTCTTCCTTTCCCA aatttgcGTCTTCTTGGTCTACCTCTTCCTCTGTTTCGAGTTCCAGAGTTTTGCGCGAGGATTATTCGTTGCTTCCGGTTGTCTTAGCTGGTATATTTGGGACGGGATTCGTGGAAGCTGCATATGCGGATAATGGTGCTGTTGATGTCCAAGAAAGTGCTAAGAAGGAACGTGAGCGAATTGAGGAGTTGCTTAGAAGTAGAGGAATTCGATATGGCTCTTATCCTCGCTTCACTGTTTCCGTTAAAGGCCAAAAG GTCAGTATTAAGTTTCAAATTCCTCCTAATTGTGAAGTTTCACAACTTATCGCAAATCTTACTGCACATCTTGGAACAAAAGCTGAAGGCCATGGTGGTGGTTCAGACATGTTATTACGAGCTTGGGACAG CACCGTTGCTTGGCAACTTACCCTTACTCATCCATCAAAACTAAAACATATTCAAGGGAACAATCTGTCTTCAACAGATATAATTGCAGATGATAGAGATCTATGTATACTCATATTTCATTCTCTCATTGGTTCAGATAAAGCT GAAATTGAATTCATTAAGCAAGGGGACTTGAGTCCTGAAGAGCTTGATGCTTTTGTCTCTGTTTTACAATTAGCTGGTAACAAGTTGGGACAAAGAAACACCCTGGAAAGAAAACCGAGGGAAGAGACTGAAAAGGTGCCATCTGTAGATAAATCTATTTCTGATCTTGAGGGTATGGGAGTGAGAATTTATGGACTTGATGAACCCGTAGGTATATCAAATGATGGTGAGATATCATGGGACAACATTGCTGGTTATGAACATCAAAAACG AGTGGTAGAAGATACGATACTATTGGCTTTGCATAGTCCTGAAGTATATGATGATATTGCTCGAGGGACTCGTCATAAGTTTGAGTCAAACAGACCTCGAGCTGTGCTATTTGAAGGTCCACCAG GTACAGGGAAAACTTCCTGTGCTCGTGTTATTGCCAATCAAGCG GGTGTCCCTTTGCTATATGTTCCACTTGAGGCAATAATGTCTGAGTTCTACGGTAAAAGTGAACGTCTTTTGGGGAAAGTGTTTTCACTGGCGAACACTCTTCCTAATGGTGCTATTATATTTCTGGATGAG ATTGATTCTTTTGCTGCTGCTCGTGACAATGAAATGCATGAAGCTACACGTAGAATATTGTCAGTCTTATTGCGACAG ATAGATGGCTTTGAGCAGGATAAGAAAGTAGTTGTCATTGCTGCCACAAATAGAAAGGAAGACCTTGATCCTGCATTAATCAG TCGGTTTGATAGTATGATCGCCTTTGGCTTACCTGATCATCAGAATCGTCAAGAAATCGCATCCAAATATGCAAAGCACCTGTCCAAACCCGAACTAGATGAACTTGCAAGAGTTACAGAAGA TATGTCTGGAAGAGATATTAGAGATGTTTGTCAGCAAGCCGAACGATCGTGGGCGTCaaag ATAATTCGAGGGCAAGTTCCTAAAGAAGGCGAAAAAGCACAGCTTCCACCTTTGCAAGAATATATAGAATGCGCCACGAGTCGACAGGAGGCGCTGCATAGTGCTGCCGCAAACAGGAAGTTCGCAGGCTCTTTCCGCCGCAGGAATAGGATTTCAAGCGACTaa